A part of Verrucomicrobiales bacterium genomic DNA contains:
- a CDS encoding UPF0175 family protein: protein MLNPVDKDCEERMQVTIDLPDDLAQLLQRRGDLPRQVLEAYAADGYRTEKLTRHQVGQLLGLDRWKTEEFLAQHNAQRPYSLADWSLDRRALERLKAG, encoded by the coding sequence ATGTTAAACCCAGTCGATAAGGATTGTGAGGAACGTATGCAGGTGACCATTGACTTGCCGGATGACTTGGCGCAGCTGCTCCAGCGGCGAGGTGATTTGCCTCGGCAAGTGCTGGAGGCCTACGCCGCCGATGGCTATCGCACCGAGAAGCTGACCCGCCATCAAGTCGGACAGCTGCTCGGGTTGGACCGATGGAAGACCGAGGAGTTCCTTGCCCAGCACAATGCCCAGCGCCCCTACTCGCTGGCCGACTGGAGCCTAGACCGGAGGGCGCTTGAGCGCCTGAAGGCTGGGTGA
- a CDS encoding DUF3368 domain-containing protein, producing MTVVVADTSPLRYLAVIDCLRVIPALYEHVFVPGMVLAELAHPNAPLEARAFAASLPAWVEVAHANAAHLLNSLDPGEAEAIALAEAMRVDAILLDEREARREAARRGLLTIGTVGILEQAAARNLVDLAVVLGKLARTNFRIDPRYLDDALRRDAARREADRSPERSRGREI from the coding sequence GTGACCGTTGTCGTCGCGGATACGAGTCCGCTCCGCTATCTTGCCGTTATCGATTGCCTCCGGGTTATCCCTGCGCTCTATGAGCATGTCTTTGTGCCCGGCATGGTATTGGCCGAACTTGCCCACCCAAACGCCCCCCTAGAAGCCCGCGCCTTCGCGGCATCCCTGCCGGCGTGGGTAGAGGTCGCACATGCGAATGCAGCCCATCTCCTGAACTCCCTAGACCCCGGCGAGGCGGAAGCCATAGCCCTGGCCGAGGCCATGAGGGTAGACGCGATCCTCCTCGATGAGCGGGAGGCGAGGAGAGAGGCAGCCCGTCGAGGGCTGCTGACGATCGGAACGGTTGGCATTTTGGAACAGGCGGCGGCCCGAAACCTCGTGGACCTGGCCGTCGTGCTGGGCAAGCTGGCGAGAACCAACTTCCGGATTGATCCCCGCTACCTAGATGATGCCCTGCGTCGGGATGCCGCACGACGCGAAGCCGACCGATCGCCGGAACGAAGCCGTGGTCGGGAGATCTAA
- a CDS encoding DUF5131 family protein has protein sequence MAENTLIAWTNHTHNIAWGCTKVDPGCAHCYAEHFATKRLGLRIWGSNQARRTFGPRHWMIPEKWHRAAVAGRTTSVMGPGYPVLVFSSSMCDVFEDHPTLASEREKLWALIRRTPHLHWQLLTKRADRIADYLPSDWGIKGYPNVWLGVSISDSSGAWRADCLRQVPARVRFISYEPALGPLTPHLNLDGIHWVIYGGESGHHYRDHDLQWARAMRAHCGEKQVAFFYKQSAAPRTEMETLLDGETVREFPIQRLRSTRDPVSPETIPRPD, from the coding sequence ATGGCTGAAAACACTCTGATCGCCTGGACCAATCATACGCACAACATCGCCTGGGGATGCACGAAGGTCGATCCTGGCTGCGCGCATTGTTACGCTGAGCACTTCGCCACCAAGCGACTCGGCTTGAGAATTTGGGGGTCAAACCAAGCGCGCCGCACTTTTGGTCCGAGGCATTGGATGATTCCGGAAAAATGGCATCGCGCGGCAGTAGCAGGTCGAACCACATCTGTCATGGGGCCGGGATATCCGGTTCTGGTCTTTTCCTCCTCGATGTGTGACGTATTTGAAGATCACCCGACACTCGCTTCGGAGCGCGAAAAGCTCTGGGCGCTGATTCGCCGCACCCCTCACTTGCACTGGCAACTGCTCACGAAACGCGCGGACCGGATCGCCGACTACCTTCCGTCGGACTGGGGGATTAAGGGTTACCCGAATGTCTGGCTCGGGGTGTCGATTTCGGACTCGAGTGGTGCGTGGCGGGCGGACTGTCTGAGGCAAGTGCCAGCTAGGGTCCGCTTCATCAGCTACGAACCCGCCCTTGGTCCGCTCACACCTCACTTAAACCTGGATGGCATACACTGGGTGATCTACGGGGGTGAATCTGGCCACCACTACCGAGACCACGATCTCCAGTGGGCGCGAGCGATGCGCGCCCATTGCGGCGAAAAGCAGGTGGCATTCTTCTACAAGCAAAGCGCCGCCCCCCGCACCGAGATGGAAACATTGCTCGATGGTGAAACAGTCCGAGAGTTTCCCATCCAGAGGCTCCGATCGACCAGGGATCCGGTTTCACCTGAGACTATTCCGCGGCCAGATTGA
- a CDS encoding relaxase domain-containing protein → MLTVRPQKSLRHAKDYFREHLLQGDYHSEKQSVAGEWFGKGAERLGLSRSDPVSEQAFVRLCENRHPLTGDKLTVRQRKDRRVFYDFVISAPKSVSILGITLRDQRLVAAHDAACRDAICELEKAAGSRIRKKGQRSTRRTGEIVAAAFRHDCSRALDPQMHTHLVTYNATWDETESRWKALEPEHMFAQTNYLTEVYRNSLAMRLRRIGYKLQPARHGFEIEGVGKEIIERFSKRSRVIREAEATVARKLGRPLTNDGRAALAHSTRERKRRNTTPGELVALQLEQLSDRELLQLRGLVRDASPPERISELSPAELAVTAVASAREHVFERLSVVPEHELLRHALAFSRGETPLDQLRDAIEREAEFIRKENMITTRAALALERKLVALVNEAVGTHAKLCPSHNLSPRLTDEQRQAVQSILGSRDGVVCLRGGAGTGKTTALKEIAASLGTEKRPVALFAPTSGAVEVLREEGFKQVDTLQRLLVDQQMQEDLRGRAIIVDEAGLLSVAQLHSLVSIGRKEGYRIILSGDSRQHSSVEAGDGLRLLEEHSQIQTVALRSIRRQVTLEYRQAIADVAAGQGLRGLSRLEKLGAIHVCKHEARYQKLAKDYLVSIQSNKSAIIVSPTWREIHSINGALRAALKEDGQLEGKPASLQVVRSERWTAAQRAELSQYGKDHVLVFHRDTRDFKKGEVATVLTSTASSLVVAGKRGKRVKLTGKQRDCYDVGTMLPLEVLPGEKLLIQGNHKDANLLNGQIVTVDRVNKDGSVRLTDGRVVPAQFKQLTYGYCVTSPASQGMTCDHVYVAMDAASGPAANRKQFYVSASRGREQIKIYTDDLDSLFKAVQKTGDRTLASELLGPRRSIDQAESRSPKAKVRV, encoded by the coding sequence ATGCTGACGGTACGACCTCAGAAAAGCCTGCGACATGCGAAAGATTATTTCAGGGAGCACCTCCTGCAAGGCGACTACCATTCCGAGAAGCAGTCCGTAGCCGGCGAGTGGTTTGGCAAAGGCGCGGAGCGTCTTGGCCTCTCCCGATCCGATCCTGTCTCAGAGCAGGCGTTCGTTCGGCTGTGCGAGAATCGACATCCCCTGACTGGCGACAAACTGACCGTTCGGCAGCGCAAGGATCGGCGTGTGTTTTATGATTTCGTCATCTCGGCTCCGAAGAGCGTCAGCATCCTGGGCATCACCTTAAGGGATCAGCGGCTCGTTGCTGCTCATGATGCGGCGTGCCGCGATGCGATTTGTGAGCTAGAAAAAGCCGCTGGCAGCCGGATTCGAAAGAAGGGGCAACGATCCACACGACGGACGGGAGAAATCGTAGCTGCTGCCTTCCGCCACGATTGTTCCAGGGCGCTGGACCCTCAAATGCACACGCACTTAGTGACGTATAACGCGACTTGGGACGAGACAGAAAGCCGATGGAAAGCTCTGGAGCCTGAGCACATGTTCGCTCAGACGAACTACCTGACCGAGGTCTATCGAAACTCGCTGGCGATGCGGCTAAGACGGATTGGCTACAAGCTTCAGCCCGCCCGCCATGGATTTGAGATCGAAGGCGTCGGGAAGGAGATTATCGAGCGCTTCAGCAAGCGGAGCCGAGTCATTCGCGAAGCGGAGGCAACGGTGGCTCGAAAGCTGGGCCGACCTCTCACGAACGATGGACGGGCCGCGCTGGCGCATTCAACCCGTGAACGCAAGCGGCGCAACACCACCCCCGGAGAGCTCGTCGCGCTGCAGCTTGAACAACTTTCGGATCGAGAACTGCTTCAGCTCCGGGGGCTGGTACGGGACGCCTCTCCTCCCGAGCGGATTTCCGAACTGAGCCCGGCGGAACTCGCCGTCACCGCGGTCGCATCCGCCCGAGAGCATGTGTTCGAGCGTCTCAGCGTTGTCCCTGAACATGAGCTGCTGCGCCACGCGCTCGCCTTTAGTCGCGGCGAGACCCCGCTTGACCAGCTGAGGGACGCAATTGAGCGCGAGGCAGAGTTTATCCGAAAGGAGAACATGATCACCACCCGGGCCGCCCTGGCGCTGGAGAGGAAGCTTGTCGCTCTGGTCAATGAGGCGGTGGGAACCCATGCAAAGCTCTGCCCCTCACATAACCTCAGCCCGCGGCTGACGGACGAGCAGCGACAAGCAGTTCAAAGCATTCTCGGCTCACGGGACGGGGTGGTTTGCCTGCGAGGGGGTGCCGGAACCGGAAAGACCACGGCGCTGAAGGAGATCGCTGCTTCCTTGGGGACGGAAAAGCGCCCCGTCGCTCTTTTCGCCCCCACCTCGGGAGCGGTGGAGGTACTACGGGAGGAAGGATTCAAGCAGGTGGACACGCTTCAGCGGCTGCTCGTGGACCAGCAAATGCAGGAGGATCTGCGAGGCCGGGCGATTATTGTCGACGAGGCGGGGCTTCTTTCCGTGGCTCAGCTCCACAGCCTGGTGTCGATCGGACGGAAGGAAGGATATCGGATCATCCTTTCAGGGGACAGCCGACAACACTCCAGCGTCGAGGCCGGGGACGGCCTGCGTCTGCTCGAGGAGCACAGCCAGATCCAGACGGTGGCACTCAGGAGCATTCGGAGGCAGGTTACACTGGAGTATCGTCAGGCGATCGCGGATGTCGCGGCCGGCCAGGGCTTGCGGGGCCTCAGCCGGCTGGAGAAGCTGGGGGCCATCCATGTCTGCAAGCACGAAGCGCGATATCAAAAACTGGCAAAGGACTATCTGGTCTCGATCCAGTCCAACAAATCCGCCATCATCGTCTCCCCTACCTGGCGGGAGATTCATTCCATCAACGGGGCGTTGCGCGCCGCTCTGAAGGAGGACGGCCAGCTCGAAGGAAAGCCTGCATCGCTCCAGGTTGTCAGGTCCGAGCGCTGGACCGCGGCGCAGCGAGCGGAGCTATCACAGTATGGGAAGGATCACGTTCTGGTATTCCATCGCGACACGCGCGATTTCAAGAAGGGAGAGGTAGCCACGGTGCTGACCTCCACAGCAAGCTCCTTGGTGGTGGCGGGAAAGAGAGGAAAACGCGTGAAGCTAACCGGGAAGCAGAGAGATTGCTACGACGTCGGGACGATGCTTCCGCTGGAAGTGCTGCCAGGCGAAAAATTGCTGATTCAGGGAAACCACAAAGATGCCAATCTGCTCAACGGGCAAATCGTCACTGTGGACCGCGTGAACAAGGACGGGAGTGTTCGACTAACCGATGGCCGAGTAGTCCCCGCCCAGTTTAAACAGCTCACCTACGGCTACTGCGTGACCAGCCCAGCCTCCCAAGGCATGACATGCGACCACGTTTACGTGGCCATGGATGCCGCCTCTGGACCGGCCGCCAATCGGAAGCAGTTCTATGTCAGCGCGTCGCGGGGGAGGGAGCAGATCAAGATCTACACCGACGACCTGGATAGCCTTTTCAAGGCGGTTCAGAAGACCGGGGATCGGACACTGGCATCTGAGCTTCTTGGCCCTAGACGATCCATTGACCAGGCCGAGAGCCGCAGCCCGAAAGCGAAGGTTCGAGTATGA
- a CDS encoding ParA family protein, which yields MEKETPQRDTVIIAVGNQKGGVGKTTNTIQLAAALAERGRKSLIIDLDMTSGATKALRAPTEGWVGSYELLTGAENAEDTIITNDEPEVHLPPNVHLVPSSRKLAELDIFLAQNPWLIHQDLLLEPMARLQGKYDYIFLDTPPQKTKTTIPALKVADFVVLSAMPDHLAVSALAEALSDIATARKHANPKLALLGVVVCALSRPKTRLARELVSYVEKACVDARGFTLKFSTDISRSVVVQEAQRVGKSILQYKGDHPVADEYRALARELEDRLSALRLQEVTNSLEVGEVANA from the coding sequence ATGGAGAAAGAAACACCACAACGGGATACGGTCATTATCGCAGTTGGCAACCAAAAGGGCGGCGTTGGAAAGACGACGAATACAATTCAGCTGGCGGCGGCATTGGCGGAGAGGGGGCGCAAATCCCTGATCATCGACCTGGATATGACATCCGGGGCAACCAAGGCACTGCGCGCCCCGACAGAGGGGTGGGTGGGTTCCTATGAGCTCCTGACGGGTGCCGAGAACGCCGAAGATACCATCATTACCAATGATGAGCCGGAGGTGCATCTGCCTCCAAACGTCCATTTGGTGCCCAGCTCTCGCAAGCTGGCGGAGCTCGACATCTTTCTGGCCCAGAATCCGTGGCTCATCCACCAGGATTTACTTCTGGAACCCATGGCGCGGCTCCAAGGGAAATACGATTACATCTTCCTCGACACACCCCCGCAAAAGACGAAGACCACGATTCCGGCCCTGAAAGTGGCCGATTTTGTCGTTCTCAGCGCGATGCCAGATCATCTGGCCGTCAGCGCGCTCGCGGAAGCCCTGTCCGACATCGCCACAGCCCGCAAGCATGCCAATCCGAAACTGGCTCTGCTTGGGGTGGTGGTGTGCGCTCTCTCCCGGCCCAAGACCCGGTTGGCACGCGAGCTGGTGTCCTACGTCGAGAAGGCCTGTGTCGACGCACGAGGGTTCACCCTCAAGTTCAGCACCGACATCTCACGAAGTGTCGTCGTGCAGGAGGCGCAACGCGTCGGAAAGAGCATCCTGCAATACAAGGGAGATCATCCGGTTGCCGACGAATACCGAGCGTTGGCGAGGGAGCTGGAGGATCGACTTTCGGCGCTCAGGCTCCAGGAAGTTACCAACTCGCTAGAAGTAGGGGAGGTGGCCAATGCCTAG
- a CDS encoding helix-turn-helix transcriptional regulator yields the protein MPAPQEHSVICTNVARLLREEREKQEISLNSLAERAGISRQTVSFIENEERNPTLMTLLRMTEVLGVPLEDLIKKARVEPTSRKR from the coding sequence ATGCCTGCGCCTCAGGAACACTCTGTGATTTGCACGAACGTAGCTCGCCTGCTCCGAGAGGAGCGCGAGAAGCAGGAGATCTCGCTCAATTCCCTGGCTGAGCGCGCGGGAATCTCGCGACAAACGGTGAGCTTCATTGAGAACGAGGAGCGCAACCCGACTCTGATGACCCTGTTGCGAATGACCGAGGTGCTGGGGGTGCCCCTGGAGGACTTGATTAAGAAAGCGCGAGTAGAACCGACGTCCCGCAAGCGCTAA
- a CDS encoding relaxase domain-containing protein — protein sequence MLSISKAFKGAGRANYYLNLAQEDYYLGGMEPAGFWIGDGATQLGLLGFVRGDEFRNLLGGISPDGKRRLVHNAGSEHRRSGWDLTWSVPKSVSVLWSQASPAVRTIIESELRHAVGRAAAFLATVGVVSRRGTNGVVHEPAKLVFACFEHSTSRALDPQLHVHSILINIGVRADGTTGTLEPRELYRHQMAAGALFRAELASRLEQSLGLRARRVERCFELIGVPAALMEEFSKRRAQIEAKLAELGIYTAAAAEKAALATRPNKQTLSREELIPRWQQVGRQYDWGPREIDWLRQHPFPARDVGSEARDSVPAALSALTSSDSHFSERQLIQALAEEAQGRGLGADAVLDLKSRVLMSPEVVPLRAVLSVSQWTTPEMLRLEARVLELASVMAARERPLPSPIPEGIGEISLSTEQQGALLHVVSSSGGLRIISGMAGTGKSTVFKAAREVWASQGREVLGMCLAGKAACELARATGIPAETVQRSLMRFERHAELLTPNTVVLMDEAAMVGTRQMATLLEQCARSGATLVLCGDPRQLQPIEAGGVFPELADRYGAAHLVEIRRQREDWARGAVVAFAEGRAADALAAYEARGAVSFSEDADLALERICARRVGANEDQDAGLVLANRVADADRINRAIQQSRLAGGQLSGSGIAVGDQMICVGDRILFTKNCAKLEVWNGQVAEVTAASREGITACIDGKTLIKFKPREYPHIRLGYALTTHKAQALTVERTQIYADASAENREAAYVQASRARGETHFHVVAEDREQLIASMQRSRPKVMATTLLPTPDEGPILNLKLEL from the coding sequence GTGTTATCCATTTCGAAGGCCTTCAAAGGAGCCGGTCGCGCCAACTACTATCTGAACCTCGCCCAGGAGGATTATTACCTGGGCGGCATGGAGCCTGCCGGATTTTGGATCGGCGACGGTGCCACCCAGCTGGGTCTCCTCGGTTTTGTCAGGGGGGATGAATTTAGGAACTTGCTCGGTGGGATCTCGCCCGACGGCAAACGTCGCTTGGTGCACAACGCTGGTTCGGAGCACCGCCGCTCCGGCTGGGATCTCACCTGGTCCGTTCCCAAGTCGGTCTCGGTGCTCTGGAGCCAGGCCTCCCCTGCGGTTCGGACCATCATTGAGTCGGAACTCAGACATGCCGTGGGCCGCGCGGCTGCCTTCTTGGCGACCGTGGGGGTGGTGAGCCGCCGCGGAACGAACGGAGTGGTGCATGAGCCGGCCAAACTCGTGTTTGCCTGCTTCGAACATTCAACCAGCCGTGCCCTTGATCCCCAGCTTCATGTGCATTCCATTCTGATCAATATTGGGGTTCGGGCCGATGGCACGACCGGGACCCTAGAACCCAGGGAGCTGTACCGTCATCAGATGGCCGCAGGTGCCCTCTTTCGCGCCGAGTTGGCCTCGCGACTTGAGCAAAGCCTGGGTCTGCGCGCTCGGCGAGTTGAACGCTGCTTTGAGTTGATCGGGGTTCCTGCCGCTCTCATGGAGGAGTTCTCCAAACGTCGAGCGCAGATTGAGGCGAAGCTTGCTGAGCTCGGCATTTACACGGCGGCTGCGGCCGAGAAGGCCGCCCTGGCGACGCGACCCAACAAACAGACCCTCTCCCGCGAGGAGCTCATCCCTCGATGGCAGCAAGTGGGGCGGCAATATGACTGGGGTCCTCGGGAAATCGATTGGCTTCGGCAACATCCCTTCCCGGCACGCGATGTGGGCAGCGAAGCACGCGATTCCGTTCCTGCGGCTCTCTCCGCTCTGACCTCCTCAGATAGTCACTTCAGCGAGCGACAGCTGATCCAAGCGCTCGCCGAGGAGGCACAGGGGCGTGGGCTTGGCGCGGATGCTGTCCTGGATCTGAAGTCTCGAGTCTTGATGTCCCCCGAGGTAGTGCCGCTGCGGGCTGTTCTGAGTGTCTCACAATGGACGACGCCAGAAATGCTTAGGCTGGAAGCCCGAGTCCTCGAACTGGCGAGTGTCATGGCAGCCCGGGAACGACCCCTTCCCTCCCCTATCCCAGAAGGTATAGGGGAGATCTCACTCTCGACCGAACAGCAGGGGGCTCTGCTCCACGTTGTCTCGAGTTCCGGGGGGCTTCGAATCATTTCTGGCATGGCAGGTACGGGGAAGTCGACGGTCTTTAAGGCGGCGCGTGAGGTCTGGGCCAGTCAAGGTCGGGAAGTATTGGGAATGTGCCTGGCCGGAAAGGCGGCTTGCGAGCTCGCCCGAGCTACTGGAATTCCTGCGGAGACTGTGCAGCGCTCCCTCATGAGATTCGAGCGACATGCTGAACTGCTGACGCCGAATACAGTTGTCCTGATGGACGAGGCCGCCATGGTGGGCACCCGGCAGATGGCCACCTTGCTAGAGCAATGCGCTCGCAGCGGCGCGACGCTCGTCTTGTGCGGAGACCCGCGACAGCTGCAACCGATCGAGGCCGGCGGTGTTTTCCCTGAGCTGGCCGACAGGTATGGAGCCGCCCATCTAGTCGAGATTCGACGGCAGCGCGAGGACTGGGCTCGTGGCGCTGTGGTCGCCTTCGCCGAGGGACGGGCGGCAGATGCCTTGGCGGCCTATGAAGCTCGGGGAGCAGTCTCCTTCTCAGAGGACGCAGATTTGGCGTTGGAGAGGATATGTGCGAGACGCGTGGGGGCCAACGAGGACCAGGACGCTGGGCTGGTGCTGGCCAACCGGGTCGCGGACGCGGACAGGATCAACCGCGCCATTCAGCAGTCGCGCCTCGCGGGCGGTCAGCTCTCGGGGTCTGGCATTGCGGTTGGCGATCAGATGATTTGCGTGGGTGATCGCATTCTCTTCACGAAAAACTGCGCAAAGCTCGAGGTGTGGAATGGTCAAGTGGCGGAGGTCACCGCCGCCTCTCGCGAGGGCATCACCGCGTGCATCGACGGAAAGACACTCATCAAGTTTAAGCCCCGGGAATACCCGCACATCCGGCTGGGGTATGCTTTAACGACTCACAAAGCCCAGGCGCTGACGGTAGAGCGAACTCAGATCTACGCCGATGCCAGCGCCGAGAATCGAGAGGCGGCCTACGTGCAGGCTTCGCGTGCGCGCGGGGAAACCCACTTCCACGTCGTGGCAGAGGATCGCGAGCAACTCATCGCGTCCATGCAGCGAAGTCGGCCCAAGGTCATGGCTACCACCCTCCTGCCCACACCGGATGAGGGGCCTATCTTGAATCTTAAGCTGGAGCTGTAA